A genomic segment from Myxosarcina sp. GI1 encodes:
- a CDS encoding NAD(P)H-dependent oxidoreductase — MKILVCAFHPNIAESRVNKRWLEVVNSDPQITIHEVYSTYSNWSFDLKVEQQLMENHDRIVFQHPFQWYSVPPLMKKWLDDVLDYGWAYGSGGTALVGKQWLCAISTGASAESYQLGGSNGYCIGEFLKPLQQTAILVGMEFLPPFIFHGALQASTKDIDASAEKFHYYIKDSTLSPQIQRIKLLEAMS; from the coding sequence ATGAAAATTCTCGTGTGTGCCTTTCACCCTAATATCGCCGAGTCTCGCGTCAACAAGCGATGGCTCGAAGTTGTTAATAGCGATCCTCAAATTACTATTCACGAAGTATACAGCACCTATTCCAACTGGTCATTTGACCTCAAAGTCGAACAACAATTAATGGAAAACCACGATCGCATTGTATTTCAACATCCTTTTCAGTGGTATAGCGTACCGCCTCTGATGAAAAAATGGCTTGATGATGTGCTTGACTACGGTTGGGCTTATGGTTCTGGTGGAACTGCTTTAGTAGGAAAACAATGGCTTTGTGCGATTTCAACTGGGGCTTCAGCCGAATCCTATCAATTAGGAGGAAGTAACGGCTATTGTATAGGTGAGTTTCTTAAACCTCTCCAGCAAACTGCTATTCTCGTCGGAATGGAATTCTTACCACCCTTTATTTTTCACGGCGCATTGCAAGCATCCACTAAAGATATTGATGCATCTGCCGAAAAATTTCATTACTACATTAAAGACTCAACCTTAAGTCCTCAAATTCAGCGCATAAAACTATTAGAAGCAATGAGCTAA
- a CDS encoding N-acetyltransferase, whose amino-acid sequence MLLASQERGAVIWYPAEVNVFDEAFVDVEAKINTIAADFNEFGAIKRLEQIGKKVQPIAPAIPHHEIFWLATIPEFRGQGIGSGLLKLILDDADAQKAGCYLVSSNPNNILFYKARGFQQYSLISINSKLTLIAMWRGSYPSNFTLITNN is encoded by the coding sequence GTGCTGTTAGCTTCCCAAGAACGAGGTGCAGTAATTTGGTATCCAGCCGAAGTAAATGTTTTTGATGAGGCTTTTGTTGATGTCGAAGCAAAGATAAATACAATTGCTGCTGATTTTAATGAGTTCGGCGCAATAAAACGCTTAGAGCAAATTGGCAAAAAAGTACAGCCTATAGCTCCCGCTATTCCCCATCATGAAATTTTTTGGCTTGCTACAATACCAGAATTTCGTGGACAAGGTATTGGAAGTGGCTTGCTTAAACTTATTCTTGATGATGCTGATGCTCAAAAAGCTGGTTGTTATCTAGTTTCATCTAATCCAAACAACATATTGTTTTATAAAGCTCGTGGCTTCCAGCAATATTCTTTAATTTCAATTAACTCTAAATTGACCTTAATCGCTATGTGGCGCGGTTCTTATCCTAGTAATTTCACTCTCATTACCAACAATTAA
- a CDS encoding ParA family protein gives MDICVLGLKGGIGKTTTAIHIAAYMQRFGETLLIDADKNGSALQWAEKGLLPFNVCNVEGSVKHIRKAEHVITDTKARPEKEEIQAVAEEYDLLILPTPPKALDMEALLKTRDMLIDYGTNYKVLLTITPPPRRRPGGGEKIPSTKEKEARELLEMEELPIFKSTIYQYTAVEKSPLSGVTVDKYDDSYSAIAWQCYENLGREIYNGEK, from the coding sequence ATGGACATTTGTGTATTGGGGTTGAAGGGAGGCATAGGCAAAACGACTACAGCAATTCATATCGCAGCCTATATGCAACGGTTTGGGGAAACGTTATTGATTGATGCTGATAAAAATGGTTCTGCCTTGCAGTGGGCAGAGAAAGGACTATTGCCGTTTAACGTTTGTAACGTAGAGGGTTCGGTAAAACATATCCGAAAAGCAGAACACGTAATTACCGATACCAAAGCCAGACCAGAAAAGGAAGAGATTCAGGCGGTGGCAGAGGAATACGATCTCCTAATTTTGCCTACTCCGCCAAAAGCATTGGACATGGAGGCTCTGCTCAAAACCAGAGATATGCTGATTGATTACGGAACAAACTACAAAGTTTTGCTGACTATCACCCCTCCACCCAGAAGAAGACCAGGAGGAGGAGAAAAAATTCCCAGCACCAAAGAGAAAGAAGCTCGTGAATTATTAGAGATGGAAGAACTTCCAATCTTCAAATCTACGATCTATCAATATACGGCAGTAGAAAAATCGCCTTTATCTGGAGTGACGGTAGACAAATACGACGACTCTTACTCGGCGATCGCTTGGCAATGCTATGAAAACTTAGGGAGAGAAATTTACAATGGCGAAAAATAA
- a CDS encoding TetR/AcrR family transcriptional regulator, translating into MEKLSNSTQPRYDVERRYQALLEAGELLLCNGYDRAKPQLVAQTAGVSVGLFYRHFQNKQELLTAIMVDRLKILHRQIQQKIEPNNDPREQLHQVIVLTLRYFQSHQGLIKLFFMQIGYGNEVAIEQLRETRQTYRSILQTILETGSDRGYFSSNVDIQIALNSIVGTINWTLYDLLIVNNENIKSDELAKKLSAHLLRSLMA; encoded by the coding sequence ATGGAGAAGTTATCAAATTCGACCCAACCTCGTTACGATGTTGAGAGGAGATATCAAGCATTACTTGAAGCGGGGGAATTACTTTTATGTAATGGTTACGATCGCGCTAAACCTCAGTTGGTTGCTCAAACTGCTGGTGTATCGGTGGGATTATTTTACCGACATTTCCAAAACAAGCAAGAATTACTGACTGCCATTATGGTCGATCGTCTAAAAATTTTGCATCGCCAAATTCAGCAGAAAATTGAGCCAAACAATGACCCTAGAGAACAATTACATCAAGTAATAGTTTTAACATTACGCTATTTCCAGTCTCATCAAGGACTGATTAAACTGTTTTTTATGCAAATTGGTTATGGTAACGAAGTGGCAATTGAACAACTGCGAGAAACAAGACAGACATACCGCAGTATTTTGCAAACTATTTTAGAAACAGGAAGCGATCGCGGTTATTTTAGTAGCAACGTAGATATTCAAATTGCTCTGAATAGTATTGTCGGGACGATTAATTGGACGCTCTACGATTTATTGATAGTCAATAACGAAAATATAAAATCTGACGAATTGGCTAAAAAACTTTCCGCTCATTTACTTCGGAGTTTGATGGCATAG
- a CDS encoding cupin domain-containing protein translates to MPEQTFIQTDSASWSNLEKFPGTSFLPLAEPVPQGSIHLLRMKAGTIIPVHTHPCNEYVYVLNGVVETNGNKCLAGTFWITPAHTQQGSHRAITDVEIITVRLGKMGEFKSLK, encoded by the coding sequence ATGCCAGAACAAACCTTTATTCAAACTGACTCTGCATCATGGTCAAATCTAGAAAAATTTCCAGGGACAAGTTTTTTACCGTTAGCCGAACCAGTACCCCAAGGATCGATCCATTTACTAAGAATGAAGGCAGGGACAATAATTCCCGTTCATACCCATCCTTGTAATGAATACGTTTATGTATTGAATGGTGTTGTTGAAACTAATGGCAACAAATGTTTAGCAGGTACATTTTGGATAACTCCCGCTCATACCCAGCAGGGTTCTCATCGAGCCATTACTGACGTTGAAATTATTACTGTTCGCCTGGGAAAAATGGGTGAATTTAAATCACTAAAATAA
- a CDS encoding DUF4440 domain-containing protein yields MKISDEDFNELKDLEEKLWKAETRFDKNWMNKVLSSDFFEIGRSGKTYTREMTICCEPSEIPADLPLSNFKVSLIREDIAQVTYISSVNYQDGLEKGLRSSLWSKQSGEWKLEFHQGTPLYSAE; encoded by the coding sequence ATGAAAATTTCAGACGAAGATTTTAATGAACTAAAAGATTTGGAAGAAAAATTATGGAAAGCAGAAACTCGTTTTGATAAGAATTGGATGAATAAGGTTTTATCCTCAGATTTTTTTGAGATTGGTAGGTCTGGCAAAACATATACAAGAGAAATGACGATTTGTTGCGAACCTTCAGAAATACCAGCAGATCTTCCTCTATCAAATTTTAAAGTAAGTCTTATTAGAGAGGACATTGCTCAGGTTACTTATATTAGTTCTGTTAATTATCAAGATGGACTTGAAAAAGGCTTAAGAAGCTCTCTATGGTCTAAACAGAGCGGCGAATGGAAATTAGAATTTCACCAAGGTACACCACTTTATTCTGCCGAATAA
- a CDS encoding GNAT family N-acetyltransferase, translated as MVGVTAFEFSNLNYSVKTLEINDADILQQLYEKCADYSHIIEGRPPSPTAAIEEFTAVPEGRSLHDKYMLGIFNSQDELIGLLEGMQNYPEDKDWWIGLIMLAPAYRRKGLLNPLLEEFEQYIAQQGMNYVMGSVAKVNSKVLRLWQQMGFKIVRQVERESNNARLRSWSIIRRKVGYSNN; from the coding sequence ATGGTTGGTGTAACAGCGTTTGAGTTTAGCAATCTTAATTACTCAGTAAAGACTTTAGAAATAAACGATGCCGATATACTTCAGCAGCTTTATGAAAAGTGCGCTGACTACAGCCACATAATAGAAGGAAGACCCCCCTCGCCAACAGCAGCTATAGAAGAATTTACCGCAGTACCAGAAGGTAGATCTTTGCATGATAAATATATGCTGGGCATTTTCAATTCGCAGGATGAGTTAATAGGTCTACTTGAGGGTATGCAAAACTATCCAGAAGACAAAGATTGGTGGATTGGACTTATTATGCTTGCACCTGCATATCGTCGTAAAGGACTACTCAACCCACTGCTCGAAGAATTCGAGCAGTATATAGCTCAGCAAGGAATGAACTATGTTATGGGTTCTGTTGCGAAGGTAAACAGTAAAGTGCTTCGTCTATGGCAGCAAATGGGATTTAAGATAGTTCGTCAAGTCGAGCGAGAATCAAACAATGCGAGATTACGTTCGTGGTCTATTATCAGACGTAAAGTTGGCTATTCAAACAATTAA
- a CDS encoding LuxR C-terminal-related transcriptional regulator, giving the protein MSKTIALIGNNIFYGLGLQKYIPDYELKNISSQHLERDFSKLLKGIDLVLVNSELASPEKTIDLIKSILENQTQVIYLAHNQDKLITQLYSIGCQGIVEQQRVEEQLSIAIKAVKSGGTYYSQGLFDNSQMILLGPLLELFKELDSTKQKLTPKEREIAEFYTEGLSLTDIMKELQISKSTINTHMESIRNKFQVNSNREIITKYQIGRLKSINV; this is encoded by the coding sequence ATGTCCAAGACTATTGCTTTAATCGGTAACAATATTTTTTATGGTCTGGGATTACAGAAATATATCCCCGACTACGAATTGAAAAATATTTCCTCCCAGCATCTTGAAAGAGACTTCTCAAAGCTTTTAAAAGGAATCGATCTGGTTTTGGTTAATAGTGAGTTGGCTTCGCCTGAAAAGACAATAGATTTGATTAAATCCATTCTGGAAAATCAAACCCAGGTCATCTATTTAGCCCACAACCAAGACAAACTAATTACCCAGCTATATTCAATTGGTTGCCAGGGAATTGTCGAGCAGCAACGAGTTGAAGAGCAATTATCGATCGCGATTAAAGCAGTCAAGAGTGGTGGAACTTATTACTCTCAGGGTTTATTTGACAATAGCCAAATGATTTTACTCGGACCTTTACTAGAACTGTTTAAAGAACTAGATTCGACGAAGCAAAAGCTCACGCCTAAAGAAAGAGAAATTGCTGAGTTTTATACAGAAGGGTTATCTCTAACTGACATTATGAAAGAGTTACAGATTTCTAAATCAACTATTAATACCCACATGGAATCGATTAGAAATAAGTTTCAGGTTAATTCTAATCGCGAGATTATTACTAAGTATCAGATCGGTCGGTTAAAGTCTATCAACGTCTAA
- a CDS encoding AAA family ATPase, with product MNLPIKYRPIEFAQVVGQQVAVAIAQASLVQTPLQTTFLLVGASGSGKTTLARIMARSLNCKEKVGVEPCNRCSSCLSHLSDRHLAINEINGADKNGVDDVRGIIERCQINTLDSKYRVFIVDECHQMSKPAQNAMLKLLEDPPQDTVFILCTTEEDKLLETIRSRARILRFGTVPRDLVTGYLLNVAYHEGIYLSEQEAQRIYEYNKGSIRQSLQTLGTVCEGVSVAALCPQIARDELQSLFVAFENQDYLEIDKVLQRVCQQGFYSKQLLTDLIDLAIEIMAMPETSPHFVTNANRILKVIIPAIGKLGNSSNVQANCRLALYHALTVWQPSDNREMEVTQIDSSSNVSTFTVSQPSSDVSANSVQTLPQLSSSLQANSPTVVDRQPLQPSVPTAQHQFAFPTGHKPYAPSQK from the coding sequence ATGAATTTACCAATAAAATATCGACCGATTGAATTTGCTCAGGTCGTCGGACAACAAGTAGCCGTGGCGATCGCTCAAGCAAGTCTGGTGCAGACACCATTACAAACTACCTTTCTTCTAGTTGGGGCTTCTGGTTCTGGCAAGACTACTCTAGCTAGAATCATGGCGAGAAGCTTAAACTGTAAGGAAAAAGTAGGAGTCGAACCCTGTAATCGGTGTAGTAGCTGTCTGAGTCACCTTAGCGATCGCCATTTAGCGATTAACGAGATTAACGGTGCGGATAAAAATGGGGTCGATGATGTACGAGGTATTATTGAAAGGTGTCAGATTAATACCCTAGATTCAAAATATCGCGTCTTCATCGTCGATGAGTGCCATCAAATGAGCAAGCCCGCTCAAAATGCGATGCTCAAGCTGTTAGAAGATCCTCCTCAAGACACAGTATTTATTCTCTGTACTACCGAAGAAGATAAATTACTCGAAACTATTCGTTCGCGGGCAAGAATTCTGAGATTTGGGACTGTACCCCGCGATTTAGTTACGGGGTATTTGCTCAACGTTGCTTATCATGAGGGGATTTACTTAAGCGAACAAGAAGCGCAAAGGATTTACGAATACAACAAAGGTTCGATTAGACAGTCACTACAGACTTTAGGAACAGTTTGCGAAGGGGTTTCAGTTGCCGCTCTCTGTCCTCAAATTGCTAGGGATGAACTACAAAGTTTATTTGTCGCTTTTGAAAACCAAGACTATTTAGAGATCGACAAAGTTTTGCAAAGAGTTTGCCAGCAAGGATTTTATTCCAAACAGCTACTAACGGACTTAATAGATCTAGCAATTGAGATTATGGCGATGCCTGAAACCAGCCCCCATTTTGTGACTAATGCCAATCGAATTTTAAAGGTAATAATACCCGCGATCGGTAAGTTAGGTAATAGTTCTAATGTTCAAGCCAACTGTCGCTTGGCTTTGTATCATGCCCTAACAGTGTGGCAACCATCTGATAATAGAGAGATGGAAGTGACTCAGATCGATTCATCAAGTAATGTTTCTACTTTTACTGTATCTCAGCCTTCATCTGATGTATCAGCTAACTCAGTGCAAACTCTACCTCAATTATCTTCGAGTTTACAGGCTAATTCTCCAACTGTTGTAGATCGTCAACCGCTACAGCCTTCTGTACCTACAGCACAACATCAGTTTGCATTTCCTACAGGACACAAACCTTACGCTCCTTCTCAAAAATAG